The following coding sequences lie in one Spinacia oleracea cultivar Varoflay chromosome 1, BTI_SOV_V1, whole genome shotgun sequence genomic window:
- the LOC130465882 gene encoding uncharacterized protein, producing MTSAPDDIYDITTIPLASSVWHSDFDQETYITASDIGEFLRGACLNISAIQVYILCLLHDHAKSFEMSRISFICPEIMSSTRIKADPGAPTMYLKNIFQAEIEKEKMGNPNLTNWFLIPYNQENHWNLYVMDLRRGYVYIFDSARDPRRTDYAWGILSL from the exons ATGACTTCGGCGCCTGATGATATATATGATATTACTACCATCCCATTGGCATCCTCAGTTTGGCACTCGGATTTTGATCAAGAAACATACATAACTGCGTCTGATATAGGAGAGTTCCTTCGCGGGGCGTGCTTAAACATTTCAGCGATCCAAGTCTACATAtt gtgtttattgcacgatcatgccaaatcatttgaaatgtctcggatttcgttcatttgtcccgagattatgtcaagcactagaatcaaggccgaccctggagcgccaacaatgtatttgaaaaacattttccaagctgaaattgaaaaggagaagatgggtaatcctaacctaactaattggtttttaatcccatataatcaaga aaatcattggaatttatacgtgatggacctacgtagaggttatgtatatattttcgattctgctagagatccacgtcgaacagattatgcatggggaatcttgagtttgtaa